The following coding sequences are from one Mesorhizobium onobrychidis window:
- a CDS encoding glycerol-3-phosphate dehydrogenase/oxidase: MSPSDGAGASDPGLADPIGRLAFMNKTGDVDVVILGAGINGAGLFRDLCAQGVSCLIVDKGDFGSGTSAAPSRLIHGGLKYLETGEFGLVAQSTLERNLLLKNAPHYVSPLPTVIPIFSWGKGMWAALRTLLGSTSAPRSRGAVLIKIGLTIYDFYGSRHRVMPRHRLVGRRRALSEIPALTKSIVATGIYYDAKISHPERLVFELITDGLAANALAAAANYTRLVSSSNGVLTFQSKGGGRSENGAVFAVRPKLVVNAAGPWIDDVNASLGAPSKMIGGTKGSHILLKHDELVRSLAGRMLYFEADDGRICLVYDYLGLALVGSTDIQADNPDTVRCEPQEIDYLLESVRALMPGMSFGRDQIVYAYSGIRPLPASDASVPGLISRDHSAPLVEPEDSRPFPVISLVGGKWTTFRGFAEEVADTVLDRLGRGRKVTTRSMPIGGGKGFPTEPAARAAWLADARSASGADERRLDQLLSRYGTKALPIARHQSSGDNEDRLPGASDYGTSEIDYIVRNEFVEHLADIVMRRTTLAIGGSLTMSDLKQIAAIAGRARNWDPQRMSEELDAAVAQLSDRNLMRL, from the coding sequence ATGAGCCCTTCCGACGGCGCAGGCGCATCCGACCCTGGCTTAGCCGACCCCATCGGCCGCCTCGCCTTTATGAACAAGACGGGCGACGTCGACGTCGTCATTCTTGGCGCCGGCATCAATGGGGCTGGTCTGTTCCGGGATCTGTGCGCGCAAGGCGTCAGTTGCCTGATCGTCGACAAGGGCGATTTTGGCTCGGGCACAAGTGCTGCGCCATCGCGGCTGATCCATGGCGGCCTGAAATATCTCGAAACGGGCGAGTTCGGGCTGGTGGCACAGTCAACGCTGGAGCGCAACCTGCTGTTGAAGAACGCGCCGCACTATGTCAGTCCGCTGCCGACGGTCATCCCGATCTTCTCGTGGGGCAAGGGCATGTGGGCGGCGCTGCGCACGCTGCTGGGCTCGACCAGCGCGCCGCGCAGCCGCGGCGCCGTCCTCATCAAGATCGGCCTGACGATCTACGATTTCTATGGGTCGCGGCATCGTGTCATGCCGCGCCACCGGCTGGTCGGGCGACGGCGGGCGCTGAGCGAGATACCGGCACTGACCAAGTCGATCGTCGCCACCGGCATCTATTACGACGCCAAGATCAGCCATCCCGAAAGGCTGGTGTTCGAACTGATCACCGACGGGCTGGCAGCAAATGCCCTCGCCGCGGCCGCCAACTACACGAGGTTGGTTTCGTCGTCCAATGGCGTGCTGACTTTCCAGTCAAAAGGCGGGGGTCGGTCCGAGAACGGCGCCGTATTTGCGGTACGGCCGAAACTGGTCGTCAACGCCGCCGGCCCGTGGATCGACGATGTCAACGCCTCGCTCGGCGCGCCGTCGAAAATGATCGGCGGCACCAAGGGCTCGCACATCCTTTTGAAGCATGACGAACTGGTACGAAGCCTGGCAGGCCGCATGCTCTACTTCGAAGCCGACGACGGCCGCATCTGCCTTGTCTACGACTATCTCGGTCTGGCGCTCGTCGGCTCGACCGACATCCAGGCCGACAACCCGGACACAGTACGCTGCGAGCCGCAGGAGATCGACTATCTGCTCGAGAGCGTGCGTGCGCTGATGCCGGGCATGAGCTTTGGACGCGACCAGATCGTCTATGCCTATAGCGGCATCAGACCGTTGCCTGCATCCGACGCCTCTGTCCCCGGCTTGATCAGCCGGGATCATTCGGCACCGCTCGTCGAGCCGGAAGATTCGCGTCCGTTTCCGGTTATCTCGCTGGTCGGTGGCAAATGGACGACGTTCCGCGGCTTTGCCGAGGAGGTTGCCGACACGGTACTCGACCGGCTGGGACGCGGCCGCAAGGTCACCACGCGATCGATGCCGATCGGCGGCGGCAAGGGTTTTCCAACCGAGCCTGCGGCGCGAGCCGCCTGGCTGGCCGATGCCAGATCGGCTTCGGGCGCCGACGAACGCCGTCTCGACCAGCTTCTGTCGCGCTACGGCACCAAGGCGTTGCCGATCGCCCGCCACCAAAGTTCAGGAGACAATGAAGATCGCCTGCCGGGGGCAAGCGACTACGGCACATCCGAAATCGACTACATCGTTCGTAATGAATTCGTCGAGCATCTGGCCGATATCGTCATGCGGCGCACGACGTTGGCCATTGGTGGCTCCCTGACCATGAGCGATTTGAAGCAGATCGCCGCCATTGCCGGCCGTGCACGTAACTGGGACCCGCAGCGGATGTCCGAAGAACTCGATGCCGCTGTAGCGCAGCTCAGCGACAGGAATCTGATGCGATTGTGA
- a CDS encoding AI-2E family transporter, whose amino-acid sequence MPDLKQMPDMKQMRLLGIVAATTIGLYVCYLLALPFLPALTWAVVLAIVLYPAHRRVEERLRNQNLAALISVSIAAVAIGLPLIFVAQQLVREAVNGATYMEEVIRGWNTDAFLSGYPRLSAVAQWVENQIDPAGTVAAFVQWLTAQSTSLLRGSINQAVMFVLTFYLLFYFLRDRELALRGIERLSPLRAPETGYTLSRLAETVHAILIGTVFVAAVQGTLGGLMFWWLGLPTPVFWGLVMGLLAIVPVLGAFVIWVPAAIYLALEGAWASAAILTIWGGVVVAGIDNLLYPMLVGSRLRLHTVMAFIGAVGGIVLFGASGLVLGPAVIAVTISLIDILKKRLSDQPEAEMTPKRDTKPSRQSGAAPRE is encoded by the coding sequence ATGCCCGACCTGAAACAGATGCCCGATATGAAACAAATGAGATTGCTCGGCATCGTGGCCGCGACGACGATCGGTCTGTATGTCTGCTATCTCTTGGCGTTGCCTTTTTTGCCCGCATTGACCTGGGCGGTGGTGTTGGCAATCGTCCTGTATCCGGCTCATCGACGGGTCGAGGAAAGGCTCAGGAACCAAAACCTGGCCGCACTGATATCGGTCAGCATCGCGGCGGTTGCAATCGGCCTGCCGCTCATCTTCGTGGCACAGCAGCTTGTTCGCGAGGCGGTAAACGGCGCCACCTATATGGAGGAGGTCATCCGGGGTTGGAACACAGATGCCTTCCTGTCGGGCTATCCCAGGCTTTCGGCGGTTGCCCAGTGGGTTGAGAACCAGATCGATCCGGCCGGCACGGTCGCCGCATTTGTACAATGGCTGACGGCACAAAGCACATCGCTGTTGCGCGGCTCGATCAATCAGGCCGTGATGTTCGTTCTGACATTCTACCTGCTGTTCTATTTTCTGCGGGACCGTGAACTCGCCCTGCGGGGGATCGAGCGCCTCTCGCCCCTGCGTGCACCGGAGACGGGATACACGCTGTCCCGCCTTGCCGAGACGGTACATGCGATCCTGATAGGCACCGTATTTGTCGCCGCTGTGCAGGGAACGCTGGGCGGCCTGATGTTCTGGTGGCTCGGCCTGCCCACTCCGGTCTTCTGGGGCCTGGTAATGGGACTTCTTGCCATCGTGCCGGTGCTCGGCGCATTCGTGATCTGGGTGCCGGCAGCGATCTATCTCGCGCTGGAGGGGGCTTGGGCGAGCGCGGCGATCCTGACCATCTGGGGCGGCGTGGTCGTCGCCGGCATCGACAATCTGCTCTATCCGATGCTTGTCGGGAGCCGGCTGCGGCTCCACACAGTGATGGCCTTTATCGGTGCTGTCGGTGGCATCGTCCTGTTTGGAGCATCCGGGCTCGTCCTCGGCCCGGCGGTGATCGCGGTCACCATCAGCCTCATTGACATCCTCAAGAAACGATTGAGCGACCAGCCCGAGGCGGAAATGACGCCAAAGCGCGACACAAAGCCATCACGTCAGTCCGGAGCCGCGCCCCGTGAGTAA
- a CDS encoding ABC transporter permease translates to MAKLLLEGRAFLALMVIIFVFSMLSPYYFSLGNFLTMASHVAIFGILAVGMLLVILNGGIDLSVGSTLGLSGVIAGFLMQGVQLQMLGVVLFPPVWVVVVLVCVLGALVGLVNGVLIAWLKVPAFVATLGMLYVVRGAALLMTNGLTYNDLGGKPELGNTGFDWLGFNRLFGIPIGVLVMVVIAIIGSIILNRTAFGRWLYASGGNERAAELSGVPVKKVQVSVYMLSGICASVAGLILSSELTSAGPTAGNSYELTAIAAVVIGGAALTGGRGNIRGTLVGAFVIGFLSDGLVIIGVSAYWQTVFTGAVIVLAVLLNAIQYRRRVKLPGSTGGPSTSPQQAGKARTADPAHEKIAG, encoded by the coding sequence GTGGCCAAGCTGTTGCTGGAGGGCCGGGCGTTTCTCGCGCTGATGGTGATCATCTTCGTCTTCTCGATGCTGTCGCCCTATTACTTCTCGTTGGGCAATTTCCTCACCATGGCGTCGCATGTCGCCATCTTCGGCATCCTCGCGGTCGGCATGCTGCTGGTCATCCTCAATGGCGGCATCGACCTGTCGGTGGGGTCGACGCTTGGGCTGTCGGGGGTCATCGCCGGATTCCTGATGCAGGGCGTGCAGTTGCAAATGCTCGGCGTCGTGCTGTTTCCCCCCGTCTGGGTGGTCGTGGTGCTGGTGTGCGTGCTCGGCGCACTGGTCGGTCTGGTCAACGGCGTCCTTATCGCCTGGTTGAAGGTGCCGGCCTTCGTTGCCACGCTGGGCATGCTCTATGTGGTGCGCGGCGCCGCGCTGCTGATGACAAACGGCCTCACATATAATGATCTCGGCGGCAAGCCGGAGCTGGGCAATACCGGCTTCGACTGGCTGGGCTTCAACCGCCTGTTCGGTATCCCTATCGGTGTGCTGGTCATGGTGGTCATCGCGATCATCGGCAGCATCATCCTCAATCGCACGGCCTTCGGCCGGTGGCTCTATGCCTCCGGCGGCAACGAGCGCGCGGCGGAACTGTCCGGCGTGCCGGTGAAAAAAGTGCAGGTGTCGGTGTATATGCTGTCCGGCATCTGCGCCTCGGTAGCCGGCCTCATCCTGTCCTCGGAACTGACCTCGGCAGGGCCGACCGCCGGCAACTCCTACGAGCTGACCGCCATTGCGGCCGTCGTCATCGGCGGCGCGGCACTCACCGGTGGTCGAGGCAATATCCGCGGCACGCTGGTCGGGGCCTTCGTCATCGGCTTCCTATCCGATGGCCTCGTGATCATTGGCGTGTCCGCCTACTGGCAAACAGTGTTCACCGGCGCGGTCATCGTGTTGGCGGTGCTGCTCAACGCCATTCAGTATCGCCGTCGCGTCAAGCTCCCGGGCTCGACCGGCGGCCCTTCGACTTCTCCGCAACAAGCCGGCAAGGCCCGAACGGCCGATCCCGCTCACGAGAAGATTGCCGGTTGA
- a CDS encoding DUF2291 family protein encodes MSSQPATTINRRVGVRWIVAAAAILILLGAMVLDTKVVIIGSAEDARKAAFSPEEYGKSEFPKVQSAVEQRAVNAATLASAIAKDKAAAEKEYGVPANVGTEFSVKFTGVVGEGKSGIYAVKVDDVPSTLVIRVQTGPAINGTDLRDATGTITFGQFTNQIEYQNAGSALNNEMKKQVLSAIDNTKLTGKAISVIGVFKLINPKGWLVTPVKLSVQ; translated from the coding sequence ATGAGTTCGCAGCCCGCCACCACGATCAATCGGCGGGTCGGCGTTCGTTGGATTGTTGCCGCGGCCGCGATCCTGATTTTGCTCGGCGCAATGGTTCTCGACACCAAGGTCGTCATAATTGGTTCGGCGGAGGACGCGCGAAAGGCTGCGTTTTCCCCGGAAGAATACGGCAAGTCCGAGTTTCCGAAGGTTCAATCCGCCGTGGAGCAGCGCGCGGTGAACGCCGCTACTCTCGCGTCAGCCATTGCCAAGGACAAGGCGGCAGCAGAGAAGGAGTACGGCGTGCCGGCCAATGTCGGTACGGAATTCTCAGTCAAATTCACCGGCGTGGTCGGTGAGGGAAAGTCCGGCATCTACGCCGTCAAGGTCGACGATGTTCCCAGCACCTTGGTCATTCGCGTGCAGACGGGGCCGGCGATCAACGGAACCGACCTGCGCGATGCCACGGGCACGATCACCTTCGGGCAATTCACCAACCAGATCGAGTATCAGAACGCCGGATCGGCCTTGAACAACGAGATGAAGAAGCAGGTGTTGTCGGCCATCGACAATACCAAGCTCACCGGGAAGGCGATTTCGGTGATCGGCGTATTCAAATTGATCAATCCCAAGGGCTGGCTCGTCACACCCGTAAAGCTGAGCGTTCAATGA
- a CDS encoding D-ribose ABC transporter substrate-binding protein, with amino-acid sequence MYGKARILMLTAFALAAPVLAGSVSAASAEGLISIIVIDPANPYWLTEGNVAKAEAEKLGYTATVGASKADTNTESRLIDTAITNKSVAIILDPADASGSIGAVKKAIAANIPVFLVNAEINQEGLAKAQLVSNNAQGAALGAQQWVTNIGEKGNYVELLGAPSDNNAATRSNGYETVISQYPDLKKAGSEVANWDRTQGHDKMQSLLQAHPDIIGVTSGNDEMALGAIAALKEAGKLSSIKVGGFDGSPDAVAAIKAGDLQYTVLQPVAVYSAKAVQQADSFIKTGKTGAPTEKQLFDCLLITKDNVDKYTAPFTLSE; translated from the coding sequence ATGTATGGCAAGGCAAGAATTCTAATGCTCACGGCCTTTGCGCTGGCCGCTCCGGTCCTCGCAGGGTCGGTAAGCGCAGCGTCGGCCGAAGGCCTCATTTCGATCATCGTCATCGATCCCGCCAACCCGTACTGGCTCACCGAAGGCAATGTGGCCAAGGCCGAGGCCGAAAAACTCGGCTACACCGCGACTGTCGGCGCATCGAAAGCCGACACGAACACGGAAAGCAGACTGATCGACACCGCAATCACCAACAAATCCGTGGCGATCATCCTCGATCCTGCCGACGCCAGCGGATCCATCGGCGCCGTCAAGAAGGCGATTGCCGCGAACATCCCGGTCTTCCTGGTCAACGCCGAGATCAATCAGGAGGGTCTGGCCAAGGCGCAGCTCGTTTCCAACAACGCACAGGGCGCCGCTCTTGGTGCACAGCAATGGGTGACGAACATCGGCGAGAAGGGCAACTACGTCGAACTTCTGGGCGCCCCGTCCGACAACAACGCAGCCACGCGGTCAAACGGATACGAGACCGTGATCAGCCAGTATCCGGACCTCAAGAAGGCCGGCTCGGAGGTCGCCAACTGGGACCGTACCCAGGGCCACGACAAGATGCAGAGCCTGCTGCAGGCCCATCCCGATATCATCGGCGTGACGAGCGGCAATGACGAGATGGCGCTCGGCGCGATCGCCGCGCTGAAAGAAGCCGGAAAGCTGTCGAGCATTAAGGTCGGCGGCTTCGATGGCTCTCCGGACGCCGTCGCCGCGATCAAGGCGGGTGACCTGCAGTACACCGTGCTCCAGCCGGTGGCCGTCTACTCGGCGAAGGCCGTACAACAGGCCGACTCGTTCATAAAGACCGGCAAAACCGGCGCGCCGACCGAGAAGCAGCTGTTTGACTGCCTTCTCATCACCAAGGACAACGTCGACAAATACACGGCTCCCTTCACGCTCTCGGAGTAA
- a CDS encoding sugar ABC transporter ATP-binding protein, with protein sequence MNAAPQFEPAAGDTVLAARNIVKSYGGTHALKGVNFDIRRGEVTTLFGENGAGKSTLMKILSGVETPTSGSIELDGRPVVFSSTVDARDRGISIIHQELSLAPNLSVRDNIFMGRELRGATGLDFAEEARQTRMLMGDLEEDIDPMTLVQDLRLGQQQIVEIARALSVDSRILIMDEPTSALSATEVEVLFKVIRDLTARGVSIVYISHHLEEALQITDHAVVLRDGAITATANAKNIDLEWIVRNMVGENFDLGSPPTGYAFGDVALSIDDVSVADVSGSDRLVVDRLSLDVRAGEIVCIYGLMGAGRTELLECVAGRLPVTGGRVLLEGDDISRLSIAERINRGLVLVPEDRQRDGLVQTMSVGANLSLASIGAFVKGMLLSRSRERSLIDGTIRDVRVKTAGAGAPIGSLSGGNQQKVVIGKMLTTDPKVMLLDEPSRGIDVGAKAEVFRLLGERAAQGLAVVFSTSEVAECLGIAHRIIVMRRGRISAQFGADVTKEQIMAASGEAVLV encoded by the coding sequence ATGAATGCGGCGCCTCAATTCGAGCCGGCGGCCGGCGACACCGTGCTCGCGGCGCGCAACATCGTAAAATCCTATGGCGGAACGCATGCCCTCAAGGGGGTCAATTTCGACATCCGCCGTGGCGAGGTCACCACGCTGTTCGGAGAGAATGGCGCAGGCAAGTCGACGCTGATGAAGATCCTTTCCGGTGTCGAGACGCCGACATCCGGAAGCATCGAGCTCGATGGCCGTCCTGTCGTCTTCTCCTCGACCGTCGACGCGCGGGATCGAGGCATCTCGATAATCCATCAGGAGTTGAGTCTCGCGCCCAATCTGAGTGTGCGCGACAATATTTTCATGGGCCGTGAGTTGCGGGGCGCGACCGGCCTCGACTTCGCGGAAGAGGCTCGTCAGACGCGGATGTTGATGGGCGATCTCGAGGAAGACATCGATCCGATGACCTTGGTGCAGGATCTACGCCTGGGCCAGCAGCAGATCGTCGAAATCGCACGCGCGCTCTCCGTCGATTCACGCATCCTGATCATGGACGAGCCTACCTCCGCATTGAGTGCGACCGAGGTGGAGGTGCTGTTCAAGGTGATCCGGGACCTGACCGCCCGCGGTGTTTCGATCGTGTACATTTCTCATCACCTCGAAGAAGCGCTGCAGATCACCGACCACGCCGTGGTGCTGCGCGACGGAGCGATCACTGCGACGGCCAATGCGAAGAACATCGATCTCGAATGGATCGTCCGTAACATGGTGGGCGAGAACTTCGACCTGGGATCGCCGCCCACGGGATACGCATTCGGCGACGTTGCCCTGTCAATCGACGATGTGAGCGTCGCCGATGTTTCGGGTTCGGACCGCTTGGTCGTCGACCGGCTGTCGCTCGATGTCCGCGCGGGCGAGATCGTCTGCATTTACGGGCTGATGGGCGCCGGGCGCACGGAATTGCTGGAGTGCGTCGCCGGACGATTGCCGGTGACGGGCGGCCGTGTCTTGCTGGAGGGCGACGACATCTCCCGCCTCAGCATTGCGGAGCGGATAAACAGGGGGCTTGTGCTGGTGCCTGAGGACCGCCAACGCGACGGGCTGGTCCAGACGATGTCGGTAGGGGCAAATCTGTCGCTCGCCAGCATTGGCGCCTTCGTCAAGGGGATGCTGCTTTCGCGGTCGCGGGAGCGGTCGCTGATCGACGGAACCATTCGCGATGTGCGCGTCAAGACGGCGGGCGCAGGCGCGCCCATCGGATCGCTGTCCGGCGGCAATCAGCAGAAGGTCGTCATCGGCAAGATGCTGACCACCGACCCCAAGGTCATGCTGCTGGACGAGCCCAGTCGCGGGATCGATGTCGGTGCCAAGGCGGAGGTGTTCCGGCTGCTCGGCGAGCGGGCCGCGCAGGGGCTCGCGGTCGTGTTCTCGACCTCGGAAGTCGCCGAGTGCCTTGGTATCGCGCACCGGATCATCGTCATGCGCCGAGGCAGGATTTCGGCTCAGTTCGGCGCCGACGTCACGAAAGAGCAGATCATGGCCGCCTCGGGCGAGGCCGTGCTCGTCTGA